The genome window TTTGACTAATATAGGCTTTCATATTATAATTATCGCTCAATCAAATCCGAGGAGCGTCGCATGTTATTTCGCTTAGCCGTTTTTATCCTTTTTCTCATCCCCTGCGCCGGTTTCAGCCAGAATCCCCCTTCAGGCCCGGTTAACGACCCGGATAACCTCATTCTGGTCGGTTCGTCGAAGGGTTTATTTTACTGGGACGGCAAGAATACTTTACAGCCGTTATGGACAAAAACCGAAGTGACGCGCATTCTCAAGGTCTCCTACGGGTACTTTTTCCTGACCTCCCTCGGTATCGTCTATTCGAAGGACCTGAAGAAATTCGAGTACAGAAACGAGGGCTTTCATGCGCAGGTATTGAAACTTTATCATAACGAAACGAAGAGCTTCACCAATATCTTCAAGCCCCTGAGCGACCTGAAGGCCGACCCCGTCAACCCGATGAACCTTGTCGCCTCGTCGAAGGACGGCGTATACTACTCCACCGACGGCGGAAAAAAATGGGCTTTTATCGATAACATCAACTCGTTCACGGGCATCCAGTCCGCCGCGATATTCACCGACCCCGACCTGAAAATCATCATGGCGCACCCGTTCAAAGGGGTATATCTGAAAAATATCACGAAGAAGGGGAAATGGGAGAATATATCGAAGGGTCTGCACGGGTATTTTATCGGCTACGAAGAGGTGTCCGATTTTATCGTTGTTCCCAACGGTAAGGATATCGAAATAATCGCGAGCCAGAACTTTTTCCCGGCGATTTTCAAGATGAGTCTGAAATCCAAAGTGTGGAAAGGCGTATACTATCCGGGCGATACGTCCCAAGACTATATCGACGCTATCGACGGGTTATTCCTGAAGGACGGCAACCTCTATTTTAATATGTCGAAGGGTATTAAAAAACTCCCCCTCTTCCCGGTCGCGAAAACCAATATGGTTACGGGAGTCCCGGACCTGAGCTTTCAGAGCAAGCTGGAGAACGAACTTTCCGCTAGAATCGACTGTATTCTGTGGGTCGAGAACGGTAGTATAAAGTTCAATATGAGCGAACTCTGGATGTACTCCAAGTTCAATAAAAAGAAATATTTCGATATGGCGAATAACAAGAAGGGTCTCTATCTGCCCTATTTCTTCGCGCGAAGCTCTTCCAAACTGGAAGAAGTCACCGGTATCATGCAAAAGACCGGGCTGAATACAATCGTAATCGATATGAAGGACGATTTCGGGATACTCCGTTTTAACCCGACGAGTCCCCTGCTGAAACAGATCGGGAAAGTTTCAAATCCCGTCGACCTTGAGACATTTATCCCCAAGATGAAAAAAATGGGGATTTACCTGATCGCACGCATCGTGGTATTTAAGGATCAGGTGCTTTTCAAATATAACGGGTACGAGTACTCGGTGAAGAATAAGGGGTCGAAGAACCCGTGGATAGGCTATGAGATCGATAAAAAGACCAAGAAAACCAACCAGACGATGGAATACTGGGTCGACCCTTACTGCGAAAAGGTCTGGGAATACAATGTCGCGATCGCGAACGACCTGATCAAGCAGGGCTTCGACGAGATACAGTTCGACTACATCCGGTTCCCCACCGACGGTTATAATATCTACAGTGCGTCATTTTCCTATAAAGAGAAAGGAATGGATAAAGACAGCGCGCTCATGTCGTTCCTGAACTACGCCCGCGAGAATATTAAAGCGCCGCTGTCTATCGACGTGTACGGCGCGAACGGGTGGTACCGTTCGGGATTGTTCACCGGGCAGGACGTGGAAACGCTCGGGAAGTATATCGACGCGATTTCGCCGATGTATTACCCGTCGCACTTCGAGCAAAATTTTTTAGCCTATAAACCGCAGGAACTCCGCCCCTACCGTATCTATAAGTTCGGGGGATTCCGCACTTTCTTTATCTCGAAGTACTCTCTCGTGATACGCCCGTTCGTGCAGGCCTTCAAGATCGGCGTCAGCTATGACATCAAGTACTACGGGCCTCGTTATATGTGGTATGAGATCAAAGGCTTACAGGATTCGGTGAATCAGGGATATTTATACTGGAACGCCGCCGGGAAGTACCAGGACTTATTAAAGGTATATACCGACGAGATGACGAACCAGTAATCAGAAGCACTTACCGGTGCTCTTTTTACTGCATGTATCCGCGCCGCATTTATAGCATATTTCGTTCACGAGCGGACGGCCGTCGAAGAAATCACGGATATTCGATAATGTGGTATGCGCGATATTATGGAGCGCCTCACGGGTAAAGAACGCCTGATGGGACGTTACCAGCACATTGGGGAAGGTCAGAAGACGCGCGAGGATATCGTCGTCGATAATATTCCCGGAAAAGTCCTCGAAAAAGTAGTCGCTCTCTTCCTCGTAAACATCCAGTCCCGCCGAGCCGACTTTTTTCGCCTTCAGTCCCTCTATCAGCGCGACCGTATCGATCAGCGCGCCCCGGCTTGTGTTAATAATCATCACGCCGGGTTTCATCTTTTTTATCGCATCCTCGTTTATCAGATGGTAGGTATCCTTCGCTAACGGGCAATGGAGCGAGATAATATCGGATTCGTTGTAGATGGTATCCAGAGCGGCGTATTCGAAACCCTGCGTTTTCGCGGCGTCGGGATTGGGGAAGGTGTCGTATGCGAGAACCTTCATGCCGAACCCCTTCAGGATATCGATCAGGACGCGCCCTATCCTGCCCGTACCGATCACCCCCGCGGTTTTACCGTACATATCGAAACCGAGGAAACCGTTGATATTAAAATTATTGTCGCGCGTGCGGTAGTATGCCTTGTGAATCTTCCGGTTGAGCGAGAGGATCAGCCCCGCCGCGTGTTCGGCCACAGCATAGGGAGAATACGCGGGAACCCGCAGGACATGGATTTTCTTATAAACGGCGTGGAGATCGACATTATTGTACCCCGCGCAGCGTAACACTATCAACCGCACGCCCTTTTCGTAGAGGGCGCTGACGACTTCCTTGTCGATAACATCGTTCACGAATGCGCAGACCACCGGATAACCGGAGGCGAGAATAGCGGTATCATGCCCGAGGCGCGAATGCTGGTATTTTATCTCATATCCGAATTCCTTATTGACCGTCTTGAACGACTCCTCGTCATAAGGCTTCGCGTCGTAGAATGCAATGCGTACATTATCCATGACAATCCCCCGGAATTTTTATATAAGTAATATATTACCTATATACTTATATGTCAAGTTTTTCAGCATTGCGGGCGCATCTGGGCTAATACTTCAAGGCTTTTCTTTTCCCCTTCGAGCTTGGCGATAATCTTATGGGCGTCTAACAGCCGGCGGGAGATTTTTTTAATCAGCATGACCCCGAAGTTCGGGTCGTTTTTAACCTGCTCGAATACGCTGTCTTTATCGAGCGCGAGAAGTTCGGTATCCTCCAACGCATCCAGCGAGGCGGTTCGTTTCGATCCCAGGAAAAGGCTCATTTCACCGACGCAGTCGTTTGCGCCGATCTCGCCCAGAACCACCATTTCTCCGTTGATCATCTTATAGACCCGTATTTTACCCTTCCGAATAACATACATCTCATCCGCCTGGGTCCCTTCCTGACAGATGACCTGATTTTTTAAGACCTTCAGAATCCTCATAGGATTCCCTCCTTCTCATTCACCCCATTATAATATAGTATAACTTGCCGGAAAGCTCAAATTTAATTATTATATATTATTATAATATTAGGAGGCATGATATGCTGAACGTGTATAGCGTGGATTGGTGCCCCGACTGCCGTAGAACGATTAATTACCTGGATGGGGAAAAAATAGAATATCAGTATATCGATATCGAATCCAGCCCGAAAGAAGTGGTCGAAAAAGTGATCCGGGCAAACGACGGCAGAGATTGGGTATCTCCTACATTCGAGCATAACGGTAAATGGATGGCCTTCCGCAGTATCAGGAACGAGCAGCTTCCGGGGATAATGAAAGAATTGGGCGTCGGATAATTATTTTCCTATGTCGAAGGAGAAATAATTCGTCGCCTCCCGCATCATTTCATTATATGCATATTTTTCCGGTAGCAGGAAGAGTGGCTTTTTATTATTCTGTATCATGAAGTACCCGTATTTATTGGATACGAATCCCAACGTAGGCTTCATATACTCCGTGAGGTCGAACGCATAGGCGGGGTACTTCGTATCCCCGATTTTTACGCACTTCTCCATCCCCTCTTTCACATCGACGATATAAACCGTTTTCGGGTTCACGTTGGCCTTGGTGTCCATTTTTAGCTTCACCCATTCCTGACTTTTATCCTTCGATTCCGTATCGGGATTTTTCGGTTCGTAAAAAACGATGATTCTCCAATGGTTTTCCACAGATACCGGTTCTTTCCTGATAGTCGCGGCATAAACCCATCCGTAGGTGTCATCCGCGGCACGTTTTACCTTTACCCAGTTAGTATTAAAATCGATGCAGCGGATATTTATCATGGTTAGCATGTCGCTTTTTTCGCCGTAGTAAATAACTTTCTCACCTTTATCGAGCTGGGTGATAACCTTACTGTCCAATCCGGGAGCCTCGCGGAAACTCACGTTCTCGATCCACGTGTAATAAGCCTCCGGTTTCGCGCAGGAAAACAATGTCAATAGAACTACCACCGCCATAAAGACAGACATCGGCAACGATTTCATTTCTTCCCCCTACTTGTTAGTATTTCCGAAATTTTTTACATCGATGATTTCTTCGTCTATTTTTATCTGGTAATACCCCTCGATCAGAGTCTGATACTCCTGCCCGTCCATCACGCGGATATAAATGGGGGTATTGTTCATAAAGAAAAAGAAAAAACCGGGACGATAGAAGAATCCCGCGAGATGGTAAAAATTCGTCAATGTCAATGCTATATCCCCTTTTAATACAACCGAGTCCTCGTTCCGCGTATTCGCCTGAAATAAGGGGATTCCCGCTTTAGCCGCGAGCATTATCATCTCGTCCGACGCGGTTATCCACATATCGTTCGTTTCCTCGGGATGCGGGTTATACGCGATGATAAACCGCTGAAAATTCTGGTATATTTTTTGAAGTTCGGGAGTTATATATTGCCCGCTGGAAAACACCTCGAAATAGGAATAAATCTCCTGAATATCGTTATCGGTTTCTACATCGATGGGTATAAACTTGGGCTGCTTCCCCAGTTCGATTACCAGATATCCCGGTCGGGTGTTCGAGAAGCCGTACTCCGCCTTCAGGTAAAGGTTGAGAAGCAGCGACCCCGACGGATAAGGCCCGTCTCCGATAGGGACACATTCCTGATTGACCCCTGAGTTCTGAGAGCGGTCGATCACTTTATAATAGATACCGTACTGCTTCAGCATATCCGCCGAGGACGTGAACGCGTTAAGAAGCGTATAACTCGAATAATTCGAGTACCCGTCCATAAACTGGTTATACCCGATGACGATCTTGTCATACACCGGGAGGACGATCTTCTGGGTCGAAAGTGTCCCGCCGTGTACCCATCCCGCCTTTCCGTCCATCTTACGGATCACCTCGTACCACGGGGCGTTAAACTCCTGGCAGCGGTAGACCATCTGCATATTGATATTGGTAAATTTCCCGGTATAGAGAAGCGCCTCTCCGACGTTCAGTTTCTCGATCACGGCGGACTGGATCGACGGTTCTTTCTGGAGATTGACGGTTATCCACGGATAACAGATGGTGTTGGAAAGGGAGGCTCCGCCCCCGGAACCGTTACCCCCGCAATTCGCGAGCAATAGAGCGATAAAAATAAGCGGTATTTTTTTCATTGTACCTTTTCCTGATTAGTATTATATAAATCGATCCCGAAAAAACGGTTCATCGCGAGCCCCGCGTCCAAACCGGATTTATCCACAAAAAAGAGGTTATATCCCGTCTCCGACGAATCGGGATATCCCACTAGAATATACCCCTTCTTCGACGTCAGTCCGGCCGATTCCAATAATAAAGGGGTAATATTTATAATTTTTTTCCCGATCTTTGCCGCTTTGGGATTTTTAACATTGAAAAAAGCGATTTTATGTTCGCCGAGTCCGACCGAAAAAAACTCATTATCGTAGAACCATCTCTGGTCATAGGCGTCTTCCGGGTCGTATGCTATAACAAGCTGCAAATAATTGGAATATATCTGCTCCATCAAACCATCCAGTTCGGGATTTTTTGATTCCCGGTCGTCGACATAACAGTCTTCTACCATAAAAGTGTCTTTTAGATTTGTTGAGCCGCTCTGGGAGTCGTTTTGTCCGCCTCTCGCGCATGAAATAACCGAAAAGAGCGCAATGATAATAAAAAGTAGACGCATAAAATACCTCGTTGAATATTATACCGGAAAACTGAAAAAATTCAATACTTTTACTATTGCGGAAATATTTTTTGTTTTTATAATTACTACATAATATAATACTCAAAAAGAGCGGGAAATATGAAGATTCTGGAAAAATTTAAGAACCCCCTGAAAAAACTGACTGCAACCGAGAAAGATGATTTCCATAGAAACATCAATTCTGAAAATACAAAAAGACTCTTCTGGATGAGCGTTATTATCGCACTTATTACATTTATCCCGGTTATTTCAATCTTTGTATTTCAATCGAAGGGTCAATGGATTGATAATCCGGTCTACACCTATTACCTGCTGGTTTATATCGCACGTATTGTGTTCTGCACTCTCATCGCGATCATGTCATTTATTTTTCTAAAAAAACCTCATAAAATGCATCATTCCTCTCGCAGGTATTTTGCGGAAATATTCGCGGTATACATCATCCTTGACGGGAGCGCGAATAGTATCATGGTGCAAACCCTTCAGGGCGGAATTACCGTATATGTGATCGCCGTTCTGGTGATTTCAACTGTCTTATACTATCCGGCTCTTTTCAATATCATTTTTCTCGCATTAGGATTTGCCGCGCTGTCTACCGGAATTATCCTGATTCAGCAGAACACCCGGATAATAATGGGCGATATCATCAACGCTTTATTTACCACATCAC of Brevinematales bacterium contains these proteins:
- a CDS encoding 2-hydroxyacid dehydrogenase, whose product is MDNVRIAFYDAKPYDEESFKTVNKEFGYEIKYQHSRLGHDTAILASGYPVVCAFVNDVIDKEVVSALYEKGVRLIVLRCAGYNNVDLHAVYKKIHVLRVPAYSPYAVAEHAAGLILSLNRKIHKAYYRTRDNNFNINGFLGFDMYGKTAGVIGTGRIGRVLIDILKGFGMKVLAYDTFPNPDAAKTQGFEYAALDTIYNESDIISLHCPLAKDTYHLINEDAIKKMKPGVMIINTSRGALIDTVALIEGLKAKKVGSAGLDVYEEESDYFFEDFSGNIIDDDILARLLTFPNVLVTSHQAFFTREALHNIAHTTLSNIRDFFDGRPLVNEICYKCGADTCSKKSTGKCF
- a CDS encoding cyclic nucleotide-binding domain-containing protein, with product MRILKVLKNQVICQEGTQADEMYVIRKGKIRVYKMINGEMVVLGEIGANDCVGEMSLFLGSKRTASLDALEDTELLALDKDSVFEQVKNDPNFGVMLIKKISRRLLDAHKIIAKLEGEKKSLEVLAQMRPQC
- a CDS encoding glutaredoxin family protein, with the protein product MLNVYSVDWCPDCRRTINYLDGEKIEYQYIDIESSPKEVVEKVIRANDGRDWVSPTFEHNGKWMAFRSIRNEQLPGIMKELGVG
- a CDS encoding SH3 domain-containing protein, with translation MKSLPMSVFMAVVVLLTLFSCAKPEAYYTWIENVSFREAPGLDSKVITQLDKGEKVIYYGEKSDMLTMINIRCIDFNTNWVKVKRAADDTYGWVYAATIRKEPVSVENHWRIIVFYEPKNPDTESKDKSQEWVKLKMDTKANVNPKTVYIVDVKEGMEKCVKIGDTKYPAYAFDLTEYMKPTLGFVSNKYGYFMIQNNKKPLFLLPEKYAYNEMMREATNYFSFDIGK
- a CDS encoding SH3 domain-containing protein; translated protein: MKKIPLIFIALLLANCGGNGSGGGASLSNTICYPWITVNLQKEPSIQSAVIEKLNVGEALLYTGKFTNINMQMVYRCQEFNAPWYEVIRKMDGKAGWVHGGTLSTQKIVLPVYDKIVIGYNQFMDGYSNYSSYTLLNAFTSSADMLKQYGIYYKVIDRSQNSGVNQECVPIGDGPYPSGSLLLNLYLKAEYGFSNTRPGYLVIELGKQPKFIPIDVETDNDIQEIYSYFEVFSSGQYITPELQKIYQNFQRFIIAYNPHPEETNDMWITASDEMIMLAAKAGIPLFQANTRNEDSVVLKGDIALTLTNFYHLAGFFYRPGFFFFFMNNTPIYIRVMDGQEYQTLIEGYYQIKIDEEIIDVKNFGNTNK